One segment of Anopheles stephensi strain Indian chromosome 3, UCI_ANSTEP_V1.0, whole genome shotgun sequence DNA contains the following:
- the LOC118509859 gene encoding esterase B1-like has protein sequence MVMRNVRKTSYSAASDAGLGRGPSAQEYDPSARIMVKVAQGSIYGTKDRLPNGKPYYCFKGIPYAKPPVGKLRFAAPVPIEKYAVSYLDCSRERSSCLGRDVITREITGSEDGLFLNVYTPALGRVVKATECQLLPVMVFFHGGGMTGGNGDSGMYLPDYLVQEGVVVVTVNYRLGVLGFLCLPQAGIEGNAGLKDQRLALQWIQQNAQTFGGDAANVTIFGASSGGSNVLMHCFSERSRPYFHKAIAQSATIFADLIYQTEPEERARSLARVFGYEGTSDEGVLGTLRDVPARRLYEAQFLVLSDREREYEPIFQFPFTAVIEREESADAVLRKTPMEYLREDGRMTVPVLCGYNDKEGMLELVDMIKNLSVYNSRPEKFICRSFDVDYFSPAARALGAEVKKHYFGEMAIGRGNLNQLVDLLTDRFVVGYYVLCKLWSEHQANTPLYSYRFTYEGSLNKGKELLKFQHLPGACHIDEVYYLFSSPLLRTEIPPSDAAYRMRQLMVRMWTNFAKHSDPTPPSDQASMPCRWEPMRAVPGKNGEPTNYTVLSIGKELSMTTLPELARMSKFLEVTERCNGTIDNFVIPRIDSGPERSKKRSS, from the exons ATGGTGATGCGAAATGTGCGCAAGACGTCGTACTCGGCAGCGTCCGATGCTGGGTTAGGCCGAGGTCCGAGTGCTCAAGAATACGAT CCATCTGCGAGGATTATGGTAAAGGTGGCTCAAGGCTCCATATACGGCACCAAGGATCGGCTACCGAACGGAAAGCCGTACTACTGCTTCAAAGGTATTCCGTACGCGAAGCCACCGGTAGGCAAGCTACGCTTTGCCGCTCCAGTTCCGATTGAGAAGTACGCAGTGTCGTATCTGGACTGTAGCCGCGAGCGAAGTAGCTGCTTGGGGCGTGATGTGATCACGCGTGAGATCACCGGTTCGGAGGATGGACTGTTTCTGAACGTGTACACACCGGCCCTTGGCAGGGTGGTCAAAGCGACGGAATGCCAGTTACTGCCGGTGATGGTGTTCTTTCACGGTGGGGGAATGACCGGTGGCAATGGTGATAGTGGCATGTACCTGCCGGACTATCTCGTCCAGGAGGGTGTCGTTGTGGTGACGGTGAACTATCGGCTCGGTGTGCTAGGGTTTCTATGTCTCCCGCAGGCAGGAATTGAAGGAAATGCTGGCTTAAAGGATCAG CGGTTGGCACTCCAGTGGATCCAACAGAACGCACAAACGTTCGGCGGTGACGCAGCCAACGTTACCATCTTCGGCGCCAGCTCCGGTGGCAGTAACGTACTGATGCATTGCTTTTCCGAACGATCGCGCCCCTACTTCCACAAAGCCATCGCCCAAAGTGCGACGATATTTGCGGATTTAATCTACCAAACGGAGCCGGAAGAGCGGGCCCGCTCGTTGGCGCGCGTGTTCGGCTACGAGGGCACGTCGGATGAGGGGGTGCTCGGTACGCTGCGGGACGTTCCGGCCAGGCGTCTGTACGAGGCACAGTTTCTGGTGCTGTCCGATCGCGAGCGAGAGTATGAACCGATCTTTCAGTTTCCCTTTACGGCCGTCATTGAGCGTGAGGAGTCGGCTGATGCGGTGCTGCGCAAGACACCGATGGAATATTTGCGTGAGGACGGTCGAATGACGGTGCCGGTACTGTGTGGGTATAATGATAAGGAGGGCATGCTGGAGCTGGTGGATATGATCAAGAACTTGTCGGTGTACAACAGCCGGCCGGAGAAGTTTATCTGCCGATCGTTCGATGTGGATTACTTCAGTCCGGCGGCACGGGCACTTGGAGCGGAGGTGAAGAAGCATTACTTCGGTGAGATGGCTATAGGGCGGGGGAATCTGAACCAGCTTGTGGATCTGCTAACGGATCGGTTCGTCGTGGGGTACTATGTGCTCTGTAAGCTGTGGAGTGAACATCAGGCGAACACTCCACTGTACTCGTACCGCTTCACGTACGAAGGCTCACTGAACAAGGGCAAGGAGTTGCTCAAGTTTCAACATCTACCGGGAGCTTGTCATATCGATGAAGTGTACTACCTGTTTAGTTCTCCGTTGCTGCGCACGGAGATCCCTCCCTCGGATGCGGCTTATCGTATGCGGCAGCTAATGGTACGCATGTGGACTAACTTTGCGAAACATTCGGACCCAACACCGCCGTCCGATCAGGCCAGCATGCCATGCCGTTGGGAACCGATGCGAGCGGTGCCGGGTAAGAACGGCGAGCCTACGAACTATACGGTGCTTTCGATAGGGAAGGAGCTAAGCATGACCACCTTGCCGGAGTTGGCGCGTATGAGCAAGTTTCTGGAGGTGACCGAACGGTGCAACGGTACGATCGATAACTTTGTCATACCGCGCATTGACTCGGGACccgagagaagcaaaaaacgcaGCAGTTGA
- the LOC118514712 gene encoding uncharacterized protein LOC118514712 → MRTKIGLQIYVFTASSTRNQRPMAARIDRNPMAEHCIVEVSSGLIKGSITRLPGDAAAPCYSFKGIPYAIPPVGPLRFRTPQPLPRHPDGLLDCTTERAVSLASSYLPPDAQLASEDCLFLNVYSPINPHDGGRTAGVPVMVWLHGGAFCTGSGDSSIYHPEWLVAQGVLVVTVNYRLGPAGFLCLPSLGIYGNMGLKDQRLALEWVRTNVRSFGGDAGNVTLFGESAGAVSAHLHSLSERSNGLFQRVICQSGVATSSITFQKHPERKARRLAEYFGCPAGASDATVLETLANVDPALLAKSQKEALTPYERTLDSVYPFRPVVESPESGDAIIAEDVFELLRRSADGSGKPMMVGVNSEEALYKINTFRQHLQRYAEDICRFVPELLNVPDDERSLVAQRIIDFNCGPAGVCLEKELELSRIFTDTLYLIPAVQAAELQLAHRQGDIFFYHFGAETELNKFRQLWKVPAEYRGASHADDVCYLFSSSYLGTDSVPKDSPAWRLRKAMCCLWTSFAKTGVPRTEDADWTALRQPNGESFRLSALKIGHDMRMVETLHADRVAFWSELFNKYSKSSTVSGFWKTVVRSVLCKLPTKMVIRKLYVPPTVVKTIPLLPPPAVDPNFLPPATAYQPPAEDLPIIVEPESTSNGGPLVFADDVELELEPGKIVGRRKVLPNGSEYFSYQGIPYAEPPVGALRFKSPVPVEKFAEQPLQCGAEKGICLGVMSLPAGTTGGEDCLYLNVYTTSGPSETLGMLKPVMVWIHGGGFYTGSANSDFYGPEFLLQHGVVLVTLNYRLGPLGFLALPSVGIHGNQGLKDQQLALRWVHDNITRFGGDPTNVTLFGESAGSASVNWHYLCPQSRQYFHKAICQSGSVLCPWGLQYQPEGKARKLAAVLGYAGEDDAGVLETLLNASAEDLVSNSAKAFEETEKSIYFVSPFIPSIEDPSSEDAIITQRGEELLKQPNVTTIPLIHGLTSAEGLVFYGPLQQLFDELAGNLAMMLPLDFGVPRDFAPAVVEELRQFYFQDKPIERDELPRLLNLVGDVGFNFPVCAAAELHSRYQQEAPLYFYRFSYENELNQMRKQFNVPDGTPGAAHADELPYLFSGSEFTVQVEPGSGPDLARTLLCRLWTNFAKFGNPTPDGDDVGFQWEPLPPTAAGEPFVLRALDLNEQVEVVENPLHERIQFWKSLAERFNPNLLP, encoded by the exons ATGCGCACAAAAATTGGGCTCCAAATTTATGTGTTCACCGCAAGTTCCACTCGCAACCAGCGTCCGATGG CTGCCCGAATCGACCGCAATCCGATGGCCGAACATTGCATCGTTGAGGTGTCTTCCGGTCTGATAAAAGGCTCGATAACTCGCCTGCCCGgcgatgctgctgctccgtgCTACAGCTTCAAAGGCATTCCGTATGCGATCCCACCCGTTGGACCGTTACGGTTTCGCACACCCCAACCGTTACCGCGGCACCCTGACGGCCTCCTGGACTGTACTACCGAGCGGGCCGTCAGTTTGGCGAGCAGTTACCTTCCACCGGACGCACAGCTCGCGTCGgaagattgtttgtttttgaatgTTTACTCACCGATAAACCCGCACGATGGCGGGCGGACGGCCGGTGTGCCGGTGATGGTGTGGCTACACGGTGGTGCCTTCTGTACCGGAAGCGGCGACTCGTCCATTTACCATCCCGAGTGGCTCGTAGCGCAGGGCGTGCTGGTCGTCACGGTGAACTATCGGCTAGGTCCGGCCGGGTTCCTCTGTTTGCCGTCGCTCGGTATCTACGGCAATATGGGGCTGAAGGATCAGCGCCTGGCACTGGAATGGGTCCGCACCAACGTACGCAGCTTTGGCGGTGATGCTGGTAATGTGACGCTGTTCGGGGAAAGTGCTGGCGCGGTCTCGGCCCACCTTCACTCGCTGTCCGAGCGATCGAACGGGCTTTTCCAACGGGTGATATGCCAATCTGGGGTGGCCACCAGTTCGATTACGTTTCAAAAACATCCGGAGCGTAAGGCACGTCGATTGGCGGAATATTTTGGCTGTCCGGCGGGTGCGTCTGATGCTACGGTTTTGG AAACTCTCGCCAACGTAGACCCGGCACTGTTGGCCAAATCACAAAAGGAAGCACTTACACCGTACGAGAGGACGCTCGACTCGGTGTACCCGTTCCGGCCGGTTGTAGAGTCACCCGAATCGGGTGACGCAATTATCGCGGAGGATGTGTTTGAGCTGTTGCGCCGTTCGGCTGATGGATCCGGCAAACCGATGATGGTCGGAGTGAACAGTGAGGAAGCACTGTACAAGATAAACACCTTCCGGCAACATCTGCAACGATACGCGGAGGATATTTGTCGCTTTGTTCCTGAGCTGTTGAACGTACCGGACGATGAACGGTCCCTGGTAGCGCAACGAATTATCGATTTCAACTGCGGACCGGCTGGCGTATGTCTGGAGAAGGAGTTGGAGTTGAGCCGCATTTTTACGGACACTTTGTATCTGATTCCTGCCGTACAAGCTGCCGAATTGCAGCTAGCGCATCGGCAAGG CGACATCTTTTTCTACCACTTTGGAGCTGAGACGGAACTGAACAAATTCCGGCAGCTGTGGAAGGTGCCGGCGGAATATCGAGGTGCAAGCCATGCAGATGATGTTTGCTATCTGTTTAGCTCGAGTTACCTCGGAACGGATTCAGTACCGAAGGATTCGCCCGCTTGGCGGTTGCGGAAAGCGATGTGCTGTCTGTGGACCAGCTTTGCCAAAACGGGTGTCCCACGGACGGAAGATGCGGACTGGACAGCGCTAAGGCAGCCTAATGGAGAGTCGTTTAGACTATCAGCGTTAAAAATAGGGCACGATATGCGGATGGTAGAAACCCTTCACGCCGATCGTGTTGCTTTTTGGAGCGAACTGTTCAACAAGTACAGCAAA TCGTCCACAGTGAGCGGGTTTTGGAAGACCGTGGTGCGTTCAGTGCTCTGTAAACTTCCCACCAAGATGGTTATCCGCAAGCTGTACGTTCCGCCGACGGTCGTGAAGACAATTCCGCTACTACCACCGCCGGCAGTGGATCCAAACTTTCTGCCACCGGCTACCGCTTATCAG CCTCCGGCCGAAGATCTTCCGATAATCGTTGAGCCGGAAAGTACGAGCAATGGAGGACCGCTGGTGTTTGCGGACGATGTGGAGCTGGAGCTTGAACCGGGGAAAATAGTGGGCCGCCGGAAGGTACTCCCGAACGGGTCGGAATACTTCTCCTACCAGGGTATTCCGTACGCCGAACCACCGGTGGGAGCGCTCCGCTTTAAGtcgccggtgccggtggaaaagtttgccGAGCAACCGCTCCAGTGTGGTGCCGAGAAGGGCATCTGTCTGGGCGTTATGTCACTGCCGGCGGGAACGACCGGCGGTGAGGATTGTCTGTATCTGAACGTGTACACGACGAGCGGGCCGTCCGAGACGCTCGGTATGCTGAAGCCCGTTATGGTTTGGATTCACGGTGGTGGCTTTTACACGGGCAGTGCCAATAGCGACTTTTACGGGCCCGAGTTTCTGCTACAGCACGGTGTCGTTCTGGTGACGCTGAATTATCGGCTCGGTCCGCTCGGGTTTCTGGCCCTCCCGTCGGTCGGAATTCACGGGAATCAGGGCTTGAAGGATCAGCAGCTAGCGTTGCGCTGGGTGCACGATAACATTACCCGGTTTGGTGGTGATCCAACGAACGTGACACTGTTCGGCGAGAGTGCTGGCAGTGCGTCCGTGAACTGGCACTACCTGTGCCCGCAGAGCCGACAGTACTTCCACAAAGCCATCTGCCAGTCGGGATCGGTCCTGTGTCCGTGGGGTTTGCAGTATCAGCCCGAGGGTAAGGCACGCAAGCTGGCCGCCGTGTTGGGCTACGCAGGAGAGGATGATGCCGGTGTATTGG AAACCCTGCTGAACGCATCGGCCGAAGATTTGGTGTCGAACTCCGCGAAAGCGTTCGAAGAGACGGAGAAAAGCATCTACTTCGTATCGCCGTTCATTCCATCGATCGAAGATCCTAGCTCGGAGGACGCGATCATTACGCAGCGTGGTGAGGAACTGTTGAAGCAACCGAACGTCACCACCATCCCGCTGATACACGGGCTGACCAGTGCCGAGGGTTTGGTGTTTTATGGACCACTGCAGCAGCTGTTCGACGAGCTGGCAGGCAATCTGGCGATGATGCTACCGCTAGATTTCGGTGTGCCGCGCGATTTTGCACCTGCCGTCGTGGAGGAGTTGCGCCAGTTTTACTTCCAGGACAAACCGATCGAGCGGGATGAGTTGCCACGGTTGCTGAATCTGGTGGGCGACGTTGGATTTAACTTCCCGGTGTGTGCGGCCGCCGAGCTGCACTCGAGATATCAGCAGGA GGCACCATTGTACTTCTACCGGTTCTCGTACGAAAACGAGCTGAACCAGATGCGCAAGCAGTTTAACGTACCGGACGGTACGCCCGGTGCAGCGCATGCCGATGAGCTACCGTATCTGTTCAGTGGTAGCGAGTTTACGGTTCAGGTTGAACCCGGTTCCGGGCCCGATCTCGCCCGTACCTTGCTGTGCCGTTTGTGGACTAACTTTGCCAAGTTTGGCAACCCCACACCGGACGGTGATGATGTCGGATTCCAGTGGGAGCCACTACCACCGACCGCAGCCGGTGAACCCTTCGTTCTGCGTGCCCTTGACCTTAACGAGCAGGTGGAGGTGGTAGAGAATCCGCTGCACGAGCGGATACAGTTTTGGAAATCGCTTGCGGAACGCTTCAATCCTAACCTGCTCCCATGA
- the LOC118509862 gene encoding venom carboxylesterase-6-like, which produces MQASGKVSVSILAGNIVGLRGALPNGTDWYVFKGIPYAEPPVGPLRFKPPVELTTLGADPLECFTDGPSSYSDDTRFKRMSEDCLYLNVYSPQLQPKTPLPVMVWIHGGGFYSGTGDSALYEPPYLVQQGAVVVCINYRLGPLGFLSLPAAGIAGNMGLKDQRMSFRWVQQNIDRFGGDPNNVTIFGESAGGASVHLHYLSEGSRKYFHKAIAQSGTAFNEWVWQRDAPARARKLARLLGAADDSDDAVLATLMSVSAETMTAAQNRSMNERDQTVLVRFPFTPVIEPSGDEDAIITEHPSRAMERVFLKDIPLMLGSTNDEGLVLWSLLSEKLSRFESDPTLLIPATLAVRSEEDVRYASETIASFFFHNRPVSVETMRSITTVLGDNLNTFPGYVATELHARYQRAPLYMYIFSHQGELNKYREEMKVPSDQIGACHADDLYYLFSSSLYNTEAVQDHTETGRFREYFCNLWVNFARFGNPHATIVDWTPVERVTGDETATHFYPAAMNIKDIGDCKMTTDFFYERFQFWKNLYDKFNGTHLMPKVE; this is translated from the exons ATGCAGGCCAGCGGCAAGGTGTCTGTGTCGATTCTGGCGGGCAATATCGTAGGCCTCAGGGGCGCCCTCCCGAACGGGACCGATTGGTACGTGTTCAAGGGCATCCCGTACGCCGAACCTCCGGTAGGACCGCTTCGCTTTAAACCACCGGTAGAGCTGACAACCCTCGGTGCGGATCCGCTCGAATGTTTCACCGACGGCCCTAGCAGCTATTCGGACGATACGCGCTTCAAGCGCATGTCGGAAGACTGTCTCTATCTGAACGTGTACAGCCCCCAGCTGCAGCCGAAAACTCCGCTCCCGGTTATGGTGTGGATACACGGGGGTGGATTCTATTCCGGCACCGGTGACTCCGCCCTCTACGAACCACCGTACCTTGTGCAGCAGGGTGCAGTGGTGGTGTGCATCAACTATCGGCTCGGGCCGCTCGGATTTCTTTCCCTACCGGCGGCTGGTATCGCCGGCAACATGGGCCTCAAGGACCAGCGGATGAGCTTCCGGTGGGTGCAGCAAAACATTGACCGATTCGGGGGCGATCCGAACAATGTGACGATTTTCGGCGAAAGTGCCGGTGGTGCCTCGGTCCATCTGCACTATCTGAGCGAAGGGTCGCGCAAGTATTTCCACAAAGCGATCGCGCAAAGCGGGACTGCCTTTAACGAGTGGGTATGGCAACGTGACGCACCGGCACGGGCACGCAAGCTTGCCCGGCTGCTCGGTGCAGCGGATGACTCGGACGATGCCGTACTGGCGACGCTTATGAGCGTTTCGGCCGAAACGATGACCGCAGCCCAGAACCGAAGCATGAACGAGCGTGATCAAACCGTGCTGGTACGTTTTCCGTTTACGCCCGTAATCGAGCCCAGTGGCGACGAAGACGCCATCATTACGGAACATCCATCGCGTGCGATGGAAAGAGTGTTTCTCAAGGACATTCCGCTCATGCTGGGCAGTACGAACGATGAAGGGTTAGTGCTGTGGTCACTGCTGTCCGAAAAGTTGTCCAGGTTCGAAAGCGATCCGACCCTTCTGATTCCGGCCACGCTGGCCGTACGCAGCGAGGAGGATGTACGGTACGCTAGTGAGACGATCGCGTCCTTTTTCTTTCACAATCGTCCGGTGTCGGTGGAAACGATGCGCAGCATTACTACGGTGCTGGGCGACAATTTGAACACCTTCCCGGGATACGTTGCCACGGAACTGCACGCTCGCTACCAGCG TGCCCCGCTGTACATGTACATCTTTTCGCACCAGGGCGAGCTGAACAAATATCGCGAGGAGATGAAGGTCCCATCGGATCAGATCGGTGCCTGCCATGCAGATGACCTGTACTATCTGTTTAG CTCGTCCCTTTACAACACGGAAGCGGTGCAAGATCATACCGAGACGGGCCGGTTCCGTGAGTATTTCTGCAACCTGTGGGTTAACTTTGCACGGTTCGGCAATCCGCACGCAACCATCGTCGATTGGACACCGGTCGAGCGGGTGACGGGTGACGAAACTGCAACCCACTTTTACCCGGCGGCAATGAACATCAAAGACATTGGAGACTGCAAAATGACAACCGATTTCTTCTACGAGCGGTTCCAGTTTTGGAAGAATCTCTACGACAAATTTAATGGTACGCATCTGATGCCGAAGGTGGAGTAA
- the LOC118509860 gene encoding esterase E4, with the protein MRNVDRVNVKVRQGTVCGVKEKLPNGGTFCAFRGIPYAKPPVGELRFRAPQPLERFPYPVLDCSVERDVCFSRNMFTQELEGSEDCLHLNVYTPTVDSCGEPLPVMVFIHGGAFLFGSGNSDCYSPEYLLQEEVIVVTLNYRLGSLGFLHLPSHGIEGNAGLKDQLMVLRWVQQNIAQFNGDPNNVTLFGESAGAASVHLHLLSPVSQKFFHKAICQSGISTMEWVMQQDSINRTRCLARHINADAKTDDQVYQTLMSADKAQLMGLMVQTLSADEKRRGLPMPFKPVVEEGAHGPDTVVPVHPFVAMQQPNRIPSIPIIFGNNDREGTIMMMDAMKKLDLYENDMARMIPRTVNVAPGSAAAEQLGQEVRQFYCGAKSVTQETVNELADLMTDYHFGILANTCAELHARYQPASPMFYYQFSYDGELNMYKKLLQLTIPGACHADELSYLFLMRLANFDVKPDTEAGRVRQLMCRLWTNFAKCGHPTPAADRDNLPCQWEPVDKVAPGASVPFRLKCLDIGADTKMILDPAKDRIDFWRDVYKRWNEDFLKVKL; encoded by the exons ATGAGAAACGTCGATCGTGTCAATGTTAAGGTACGGCAAGGTACGGTCTGCGGGGTAAAGGAGAAGCTCCCGAACGGCGGTACATTTTGTGCATTCCGTGGCATTCCGTACGCAAAGCCACCGGTCGGTGAGTTACGGTTTCGTGCACCACAACCACTGGAACGGTTCCCCTATCCTGTGTTGGACTGTAGCGTCGAGCGAGATGTTTGTTTTAGCCGGAACATGTTCACCCAGGAGCTGGAAGGATCGGAAGATTGTCTACACCTGAACGTGTACACGCCGACCGTGGACAGCTGCGGTGAACCGTTGCCGGTGATGGTATTTATCCACGGGGGTGCGTTTCTGTTCGGCAGCGGAAACAGTGATTG CTATTCACCGGAATATTTGCTTCAGGAGGAGGTGATTGTGGTCACGCTAAACTATCGTCTCGGGTCGCTCGGGTTTCTGCATCTGCCCAGCCACGGGATCGAAGGGAATGCCGGCCTAAAGGATCAGCTGATGGTGTTGCGCTGGGTGCAGCAGAACATAGCGCAGTTTAACGGCGACCCGAACAATGTAACGCTGTTCGGCGAGAGTGCCGGCGCTGCCTCCGTCCATCTGCATCTGCTATCGCCCGTGTCGCAAAAATTCTTCCACAAAGCTATCTGCCAGAGCGGGATTTCTACCATGGAGTGGGTAATGCAGCAGGATTCGATCAATCGTACAAGATGCCTAGCCCGCCATATCAATGCCGACGCGAAAACGGACGACCAGGTGTACCAGACGCTCATGAGCGCGGACAAGGCGCAACTGATGGGACTGATGGTGCAAACGCTTTCGGCGGATGAGAAACGGCGCGGTTTACCCATGCCATTCAAGCCGGTCGTCGAGGAGGGCGCACACGGTCCGGATACGGTCGTCCCGGTGCATCCGTTCGTTGCCATGCAGCAACCGAACCGCATACCGTCGATACCGATCATCTTCGGTAACAACGATCGCGAGGGTACGATCATGATGATGGACGCCATGAAAAAGCTCGACCTGTACGAGAACGATATGGCACGGATGATTCCGCGCACGGTCAATGTGGCACCGGGTAGTGCGGCTGCCGAGCAGCTGGGCCAGGAGGTGAGGCAGTTTTACTGTGGCGCGAAAAGCGTTACGCAGGAAACCGTTAACGAGCTGGCGGATTTGATGACGGACTACCACTTTGGTATTCTGGCGAACACGTGCGCGGAACTGCACGCACGGTATCAGCCGGCTTCGCCCATGTTCTACTACCAGTTCAGCTACGACGGTGAGCTGAACATGTACAAAAAGCTGCTGCAACTAACCATTCCGGGTGCGTGCCATGCGGACGAACTGTCGTACCTGTTCCT GATGAGACTGGCCAATTTTGATGTGAAACCGGACACGGAAGCGGGACGCGTGCGACAGCTTATGTGTCGGCTGTGGACCAACTTTGCCAAATGTGGGCACCCAACACCGGCAGCCGATCGGGACAATCTGCCCTGCCAGTGGGAACCGGTTGATAAGGTTGCGCCCGGTGCAAGTGTACCATTCCGGCTGAAGTGTTTAGATATCGGGGCTGACACGAAGATGATATTGGATCCGGCCAAGGACCGTATCGACTTCTGGCGAGATGTGTACAAACGGTGGAATGAGGATTTTCTCAAAGTAAAGCTTTAG